From Bacteroidota bacterium, a single genomic window includes:
- a CDS encoding J domain-containing protein, which produces MQNYYDILGLTQQATQADIRSAYLRLARENHPDLHPEDIEGYTRRFQDINEAYSQLYAPEDRERFDRRWSHFQTAPQPVKVEIRKVRWEGPGEKYRKARGGRSRYFSRPSGFFGMR; this is translated from the coding sequence GTGCAAAATTATTACGACATCCTCGGACTCACGCAACAGGCAACACAGGCCGACATTCGATCCGCATATCTGCGTCTTGCGCGTGAAAACCATCCTGACTTGCACCCCGAAGACATCGAAGGCTATACGCGTAGGTTTCAGGACATCAATGAAGCCTATTCACAGCTGTATGCGCCCGAGGACCGCGAACGTTTTGACCGCCGTTGGTCCCATTTCCAAACGGCGCCACAGCCCGTCAAGGTTGAAATCCGCAAGGTGCGCTGGGAAGGTCCCGGCGAAAAGTACCGCAAAGCCCGCGGGGGCAGAAGCCGCTATTTCAGCCGTCCAAGCGGCTTTTTTGGAATGCGCTAA
- a CDS encoding ATP-binding cassette domain-containing protein, whose protein sequence is MSEKVLRILMRLFAKLALLDEVTEEEVDVVREFLESHLSAADVPAQMELFHQYVNDGEEIDVRAYCAEIARELSLRQQYIIALHLLELIHADQVVSEDEMVFWKHVESAFKLDSKEVAPLIAFVGAHSVDDLPKEALLCSETAVGVSTGNRYLQAPVHGTIAVLNLGGGAFFILKYFGQEYLQLNHQYISPDRNHVLGHGSVISLPHGKSLYFSDISKQYLALEAEERVVFRSSKLEYAFANGRKGLHGIDLVEESGHLVAIMGASGSGKSTLLNVLNGNLKPSKGSVTINGVDLHGKLDAFKGLIGYVPQDDLLIDELTVYQNLYFNAKLCYKDKSAEELDALVLKVLADLGLSETRDLRVGNPLDKTISGGQRKRLNIGLELLRAPAIIFFDEPTSGLSSRDSENIMDLLKELTHRGKLIFVVIHQPSSEIFKMFDSLLVLDTGGYPIYYGNPVEAVIYFKRASEQINHGQPTCPECGNINPEQIFTIIETRVLDEFGNPTTKRKISPQQWHAVFLGRKIADVAAESDFEAAASPSGLKTPGWMRQFGVFWKRDLLAKLGNKQYLGINILQAPLLATILAVFVRYSEGDGGYLFGKNDNVPAFFFMSIVVALFTGMTMSAEEIFRDRKILKRENFLNLSRSGYLTSKVSILFGFSALQMASFVLISALVLSIPGLYLEYWLLIFSLSCFAIMLGLNVSATFNSAVTIYILIPLLLIPQLILSGTVVKFDQLNPNFTSPKVVPVAADLMASRWAYEGMMVKFFEDNDYQNAFFDVEQQASEATYLKDYWLPKMEDVTAYCLRHQNESGDSAKAAYTSNFALLRNEVETQCRRAPSILPTCRDALKKDQFSPLIAECLQGWYGKLKETYASVANQLRVKHDAIDAQLAAKSGSPEGYIRFRQQHHNDAIEKLVRNADSGTRLQTQDEEIVRRFEPIYNPEIAGGLLGYRTHFYAAKKQLFGIKIDTFTFNILVIWLMTLALYVCLHFEVFRKMLQFLERRRKSA, encoded by the coding sequence ATGAGCGAAAAAGTGCTGCGCATCTTGATGCGTCTGTTTGCCAAACTCGCCCTTTTGGACGAGGTGACCGAGGAAGAGGTCGACGTCGTACGTGAATTTCTCGAATCCCATCTCAGTGCTGCCGATGTGCCTGCTCAGATGGAGCTGTTTCATCAGTATGTCAATGACGGTGAGGAGATTGATGTGCGGGCTTACTGCGCAGAGATTGCCCGTGAGTTGAGCCTGCGGCAGCAATACATCATCGCATTGCACTTGTTGGAGCTGATTCATGCCGATCAGGTGGTCAGCGAGGACGAGATGGTCTTCTGGAAACATGTGGAATCGGCTTTCAAATTGGATTCCAAAGAAGTGGCGCCGCTGATTGCATTTGTAGGGGCGCATTCGGTGGATGATTTGCCAAAGGAGGCATTGCTTTGCAGCGAAACTGCGGTGGGCGTTTCAACAGGTAACCGCTATTTGCAAGCTCCCGTGCATGGCACGATTGCCGTCCTCAATTTGGGCGGCGGTGCGTTTTTTATCCTCAAATATTTCGGGCAGGAATACCTGCAACTCAACCATCAGTACATTTCGCCGGATCGCAATCATGTGCTGGGTCATGGAAGCGTGATCAGCTTGCCGCATGGTAAGTCGCTCTATTTCAGTGATATTTCGAAGCAATATTTGGCATTGGAAGCCGAGGAGCGTGTTGTTTTCCGTTCCTCGAAGCTTGAATATGCCTTCGCCAATGGCCGCAAGGGTTTGCATGGCATCGACTTGGTCGAGGAATCCGGTCACTTGGTCGCCATCATGGGGGCGAGTGGTTCGGGCAAAAGTACCCTGCTCAACGTCCTCAACGGCAACCTCAAACCGAGCAAAGGCTCGGTCACCATCAACGGGGTGGACCTGCATGGCAAGCTCGACGCCTTCAAAGGATTGATCGGCTACGTGCCGCAAGACGACCTGCTCATCGACGAACTCACTGTCTACCAAAATCTGTATTTCAATGCCAAACTCTGCTACAAAGACAAGTCAGCCGAGGAGTTGGATGCTTTGGTATTGAAGGTGTTGGCAGATTTGGGTCTCTCCGAAACGCGCGACCTGCGGGTGGGGAATCCGCTGGACAAGACCATTTCCGGCGGGCAACGCAAGCGTTTGAACATCGGGCTTGAGCTGTTGCGGGCGCCTGCGATCATCTTTTTTGACGAACCCACTTCAGGGCTCAGCAGCAGGGATTCGGAGAATATCATGGACCTGCTCAAGGAGCTCACCCACCGCGGAAAGCTCATTTTTGTGGTCATTCATCAGCCTTCCTCCGAGATTTTCAAAATGTTTGACAGCCTGCTTGTGCTTGACACTGGCGGCTATCCGATTTACTATGGCAATCCGGTGGAGGCGGTGATTTACTTCAAGCGGGCGAGTGAGCAGATCAACCACGGGCAACCGACCTGCCCGGAATGCGGCAACATCAACCCGGAGCAAATTTTCACCATCATCGAGACACGCGTGCTCGACGAATTCGGGAATCCCACAACGAAGCGGAAGATTTCACCACAGCAATGGCATGCGGTGTTTTTGGGTAGGAAGATTGCTGATGTCGCTGCCGAATCGGATTTTGAAGCAGCGGCAAGCCCCTCGGGGCTGAAAACCCCTGGTTGGATGCGCCAATTCGGAGTGTTTTGGAAGCGGGATCTGCTTGCAAAGCTGGGAAACAAGCAGTATTTGGGCATCAACATCCTGCAAGCGCCACTCTTGGCAACGATTTTGGCGGTGTTTGTGCGCTATTCGGAGGGTGATGGCGGGTATTTATTCGGAAAGAATGACAATGTTCCTGCTTTTTTCTTCATGAGCATTGTTGTAGCCCTGTTTACAGGCATGACGATGAGCGCAGAAGAGATTTTTCGGGATCGGAAGATCTTGAAGCGGGAAAATTTCTTGAATCTGAGCCGGAGCGGCTACTTGACGTCGAAAGTGAGCATCCTGTTTGGCTTTTCGGCCCTGCAAATGGCAAGTTTTGTACTGATCAGTGCCCTGGTGCTGTCGATTCCTGGGCTTTACCTCGAATATTGGCTGCTGATTTTTTCCTTGTCCTGCTTTGCGATCATGCTCGGGTTGAATGTTTCGGCGACCTTCAATTCGGCGGTCACGATTTATATCCTGATTCCGCTGCTGCTGATTCCGCAACTGATCTTGAGTGGAACCGTGGTGAAATTTGATCAGTTGAATCCGAACTTCACCTCACCCAAGGTCGTCCCGGTTGCGGCGGACTTGATGGCCTCCCGCTGGGCTTATGAAGGGATGATGGTCAAATTTTTTGAGGACAATGACTATCAGAATGCCTTTTTTGACGTCGAACAGCAGGCAAGTGAGGCGACCTATCTCAAGGATTATTGGCTTCCGAAAATGGAAGATGTAACCGCCTATTGTCTGCGCCATCAAAATGAGTCGGGAGATTCGGCAAAAGCAGCCTATACCTCCAATTTTGCCCTGCTCCGCAACGAAGTTGAAACCCAATGCCGCCGTGCACCTTCGATTTTGCCTACTTGCCGTGATGCACTCAAAAAGGACCAATTTTCGCCGCTCATCGCCGAATGCCTTCAAGGCTGGTACGGAAAGCTGAAGGAGACTTATGCGTCTGTCGCCAATCAACTCCGCGTTAAACATGACGCGATTGATGCCCAATTGGCTGCAAAATCGGGTAGCCCGGAGGGCTATATCCGCTTCAGGCAGCAACACCACAACGACGCGATCGAAAAGCTCGTGCGCAATGCGGATTCAGGCACACGCCTGCAGACCCAAGACGAGGAAATCGTGCGCCGCTTTGAACCGATCTACAATCCTGAAATTGCGGGCGGTTTGCTCGGTTACCGCACACACTTCTACGCCGCCAAAAAGCAGCTTTTCGGGATCAAAATCGATACATTTACCTTCAATATCCTGGTGATTTGGCTCATGACTTTGGCGCTGTATGTTTGCCTGCACTTCGAAGTTTTTCGGAAAATGCTGCAATTCCTGGAACGGAGAAGGAAATCCGCCTAG